The following are from one region of the Gossypium hirsutum isolate 1008001.06 chromosome D03, Gossypium_hirsutum_v2.1, whole genome shotgun sequence genome:
- the LOC107909464 gene encoding histidine kinase 1 isoform X2, with translation MTEKPFESSSSSESSPILLASSMDTTPLRKLLHGISEFVVSSSTCGKKTAATRGRRIVHRDVEREEFQYGGGGGSGGGGGGGHCLSSYYSVFVARLAIMVMLAILIGLLTVLTWHFTKVYTTKSLNTLAFGLRYELLQRPILRMWNILNSTSEITTAQVKLSEYVIRRYSKPTNQAEQLYEMMKDITWALFASRKALNAITINYKNGFVQAFHRDHRSNNTFYIYSDLANYSISSTESYHNEMLSSRKGRNDQFIHGNVSAIWYRQPLDPVTGEKKGKPSQIPPDDLINIAGPSQVPDGVASWHVSVSKYTDSPLLSAALPVWDATNTSIMAVVGVTTALFSVGQLMKELVEVHSGYIYLTSQQGYLLATSTNAPLLKNTTKGPKLMMAVDSEDRVIRMGAQWLQEAYGNKFPPGHVVHVEKANLGDQHYYIDSFFLNLTRLPMVGVIIIPRKYIMGKVDERALKTLVILISASVCILVIGCVCILILTNGVSKEMKLRAELISHLDARRRAEASSNYKSQFLANMSHELRTPMAAVIGLLDILICDDCLTNEQYTMVTQIRKCSTALLRLLNNILDLSKVESGKLVLEEAEFDLGRELEGLVDMFSVQCINHNVETVLDLSDDIPKVVQGDSARVVQVFANLISNSIKFTTSGHIVLRGWCENPNVCSDSGKFAPDQKKPLSALKTKLKQHGNHTKKAGKKDNKMILWFEVDDTGCGIDRSKWESVFESFEQADPSTTRTHGGTGLGLCIVRTLVNKMGGEIKVVKKNGPGTLMRLFLLLSTPADGVEQQGRIDVSKHSVAVILALHGSIGRLTMSKWLSKNGVPTLEASEWNELTQILHELFHARTLDSGFDTHYSLAEPVRSKVQSLQDMKNPVYIIVVDLGLLDLSTNIWKEQLNFLDKFSGLVKFAWMLNHDTSNAIKMELRRKGHILMVNKPLYKAKMLHILEAVIKESYVEPQNRSPNGTKGTSKEGDSHECLEIDSTQFETCSSDDSDETAGVSSVSSVHIREESREGTILKSSPSTLRNCLVEFTRLGLDQCHTKPKLQNTEDIKPENPDSPEQPSVRSNAKDRITNEPKSLQGLRILLAEDTPVLQRVATIMLEKMGAVVIAVGDGVQAVEALNSVLDNDNEHRNDQVETEICDSPPYDLILMDCQMPMMDGYEATKAIRKSEERTGWHIPIVALTAHAMSSDKDKCLKVGMDAYLTKPIDYKLMVSTILSLTKQSSP, from the exons ATGACagaaaaaccatttgaaagcaGTAGTAGTTCTGAAAGTTCACCGATTCTTTTAGCTTCATCAATGGACACTACTCCATTGAGGAAACTATTACATGGGATTTCAGAGTTTGTTGTTTCTTCTTCAACGTGTGGGAAAAAAACAGCCGCCACACGTGGTCGTAGGATTGTACATAGGGATGTTGAAAGGGAAGAGTTTCAGTacggtggtggtggtggtagtgGTGGCGGCGGCGGCGGTGGTCATTGCTTGTCGTCTTATTACAGTGTTTTTGTTGCTCGGCTTGCTATCATG GTGATGCTAGCTATTTTGATTGGGCTGCTAACAGTTCTAACCTGGCATTTCACAAAGGTTTACACAACAAAATCATTAAACACATTGGCATTTGGTCTTCGTTATGAGCTTCTTCAAAGACCAATCTTAAGGATGTGGAACATCTTGAATTCGACCTCGGAAATTACTACAGCTCAAGTCAAGTTGTCTGAATATGTAATTAGGCGCTACAGTAAACCCACCAACCAGGCAGAACAA CTGTATGAAATGATGAAAGACATAACATGGGCACTATTTGCAAGCCGTAAAGCTCTAAATGCCATAACCATAAACTACAAAAATGGATTTGTACAAGCATTCCATAGGGACCATAGAAGCAACAACACATTCTACATCTATTCCGATCTCGCAAACTATTCAATCAGCTCCACCGAATCGTACCATAACGAGATGTTATCGTCCCGAAAAGGCCGGAACGATCAATTCATCCACGGCAATGTCTCGGCGATATGGTACCGCCAACCGCTCGATCCTGTGACGGGTGAAAAGAAAGGAAAGCCTTCACAAATCCCACCGGATGATCTTATCAACATAGCAGGCCCGTCTCAAGTGCCTGATGGGGTAGCTTCATGGCATGTATCGGTTAGTAAATACACCGATTCACCGTTGCTTTCGGCTGCTTTGCCGGTTTGGGACGCTACGAATACGAGTATCATGGCTGTTGTCGGTGTTACGACCGCTCTTTTTAGTGTAGGACAGTTGATGAAAGAACTGGTTGAAGTGCATAGTGGGTATATATATTTGACTTCACAACAAGGTTACTTGTTAGCGACATCAACTAATGCTCCTTTGTTAAAAAACACGACGAAAGGGCCGAAACTAATGATGGCCGTCGACTCCGAGGACCGTGTGATACGAATGGGAGCTCAATGGTTGCAAGAAGCTTATGGCAATAAGTTCCCACCTGGCCATGTGGTTCATGTTGAAAAAGCTAACCTTGGGGATCAACATTATTACATTGATTCATTTTTTCTCAACTTAACAAGGTTACCTATG GTTGGGGTTATTATAATTCCGAGAAAGTATATAATGGGGAAAGTTGATGAAAGGGCATTGAAAACATTGGTTATATTGATATCAGCATCTGTATGTATCTTAGTTATTGGATGTGTTTGCATTTTGATACTTACGAATGGAGTTTCCAAAGAAATGAAACTCCGAGCTGAGTTAATAAGTCATCTCGATGCAAGAAGAAGAGCTGAAGCTTCGAGTAATTACAAAAGCCAATTCCTCGCGAACATGAG TCATGAATTAAGAACACCTATGGCTGCTGTTATCGGATTGTTGGACATTCTTATCTGCGATGATTGCCTTACGAACGAGCAATACACAATGGTTACTCAGATTCGTAAATGCTCAACGGCTTTACTCCGGCTTCTTAACAACATATTGGATCTAAGCAAG GTTGAATCGGGAAAATTGGTGTTGGAAGAAGCTGAGTTCGATTTGGGACGGGAACTCGAAGGACTTGTTGATATGTTCTCTGTACAATGCATTAACCATAATGTGGAAACAGTTCTGGATCTCTCTG ATGATATTCCGAAAGTAGTTCAAGGAGATTCGGCTAGAGTTGTTCAAGTTTTTGCTAACTTAATAAGCAATTCCATCAAGTTCACAACAT CGGGACATATCGTACTCCGCGGATGGTGTGAGAACCCGAATGTGTGTAGTGATTCCGGGAAGTTTGCTCCTGATCAGAAGAAACCGTTGTCTGCATTAAAGACAAAGTTGAAACAACACGGAAACCATACGAAGAAGGCTGGCAAGAAAGACAACAAAATGATTCTTTGGTTCGAAGTCGATGACACTGGCTGTG GAATTGACCGGAGCAAATGGGAATCGGTGTTCGAGAGCTTTGAGCAAGCTGATCCTTCAACAACTCGAAC GCATGGTGGCACCGGTCTCGGACTGTGCATCGTGAGAACCTTG GTTAACAAAATGGGAGGAGAAATCAAGGTTGTTAAAAAGAACGGTCCCGGAACTCTAATGAGACTATTTTTGCTCCTTAGTACCCCTGCAGATGGTGTAGAACAACAAGGACGAATTGATGTCTCGAAGCACAGTGTAGCT GTAATCCTTGCATTACATGGTAGCATAGGTAGATTGACAATGTCGAAATGGCTATCGAAAAACGGAGTCCCGACATTGGAAGCATCGGAATGGAATGAACTAACACAAATCCTCCATGAACTATTCCATGCCCGAACTCTTGATTCTGGTTTCGACACTCATTATTCACTGGCTGAACCTGTGAGGTCCAAAGTACAAAGCTTACAAGACATGAAGAACCCGGTTTACATCATAGTTGTCGATCTCGGGTTGCTCGATTTGAGCACCAACATATGGAAAGAACAGCTTAATTTCCTCGATAAATTCTCCGGCCTTGTGAAATTCGCATGGATGCTGAATCACGATACATCCAATGCTATAAAGATGGAACTCCGTAGGAAAGGACATATATTGATGGTTAATAAGCCATTATATAAGGCCAAAATGCTACATATTTTGGAAGCTGTCATAAAAGAAAGCTATGTTGAGCCTCAAAACCGAAGTCCGAATGGAACGAAAGGTACATCTAAAGAAGGTGATTCTCACGAATGTCTTGAAATCGATTCAACTCAGTTCGAGACATGCAGCTCTGATGATTCCGATGAAACAGCTGGTGTTAGCTCTGTAAGTTCGGTCCATATCAGAGAGGAATCGAGAGAAGGAACCATACTAAAATCCAGTCCATCGACACTTAGGAACTGTCTAGTCGAGTTCACGCGATTAGGCTTAGATCAATGCCATACCAAACCAAAGTTGCAAAATACCGAAGACATCAAACCCGAAAATCCCGACTCCCCAGAACAACCTTCGGTAAGAAGCAATGCTAAAGACAGAATAACAAACGAACCCAAATCTCTCCAAGGTTTACGGATACTCCTAGCAGAAGACACACCAGTTCTCCAAAGAGTAGCAACCATCATGCTCGAAAAAATGGGAGCTGTAGTAATCGCGGTAGGAGATGGAGTACAAGCGGTCGAAGCCCTCAATTCCGTGCTCGATAATGACAACGAACATAGAAACGACCAAGTGGAAACAGAGATATGCGATTCTCCACCATATGATTTGATCTTAATGGATTGCcaa ATGCCAATGATGGACGGATACGAAGCGACAAAAGCGATAAGAAAATCGGAAGAAAGAACGGGTTGGCATATTCCAATCGTTGCTTTGACGGCTCATGCTATGTCATCAGATAAAGACAAATGCTTGAAAGTAGGCATGGATGCTTATTTAACAAAGCCAATTGATTACAAGTTGATGGTGTCCACCATCCTTTCACTTACTAAACAGTCATCACCTTGA
- the LOC107909464 gene encoding histidine kinase 1 isoform X1 — MTEKPFESSSSSESSPILLASSMDTTPLRKLLHGISEFVVSSSTCGKKTAATRGRRIVHRDVEREEFQYGGGGGSGGGGGGGHCLSSYYSVFVARLAIMVMLAILIGLLTVLTWHFTKVYTTKSLNTLAFGLRYELLQRPILRMWNILNSTSEITTAQVKLSEYVIRRYSKPTNQAEQVELYEMMKDITWALFASRKALNAITINYKNGFVQAFHRDHRSNNTFYIYSDLANYSISSTESYHNEMLSSRKGRNDQFIHGNVSAIWYRQPLDPVTGEKKGKPSQIPPDDLINIAGPSQVPDGVASWHVSVSKYTDSPLLSAALPVWDATNTSIMAVVGVTTALFSVGQLMKELVEVHSGYIYLTSQQGYLLATSTNAPLLKNTTKGPKLMMAVDSEDRVIRMGAQWLQEAYGNKFPPGHVVHVEKANLGDQHYYIDSFFLNLTRLPMVGVIIIPRKYIMGKVDERALKTLVILISASVCILVIGCVCILILTNGVSKEMKLRAELISHLDARRRAEASSNYKSQFLANMSHELRTPMAAVIGLLDILICDDCLTNEQYTMVTQIRKCSTALLRLLNNILDLSKVESGKLVLEEAEFDLGRELEGLVDMFSVQCINHNVETVLDLSDDIPKVVQGDSARVVQVFANLISNSIKFTTSGHIVLRGWCENPNVCSDSGKFAPDQKKPLSALKTKLKQHGNHTKKAGKKDNKMILWFEVDDTGCGIDRSKWESVFESFEQADPSTTRTHGGTGLGLCIVRTLVNKMGGEIKVVKKNGPGTLMRLFLLLSTPADGVEQQGRIDVSKHSVAVILALHGSIGRLTMSKWLSKNGVPTLEASEWNELTQILHELFHARTLDSGFDTHYSLAEPVRSKVQSLQDMKNPVYIIVVDLGLLDLSTNIWKEQLNFLDKFSGLVKFAWMLNHDTSNAIKMELRRKGHILMVNKPLYKAKMLHILEAVIKESYVEPQNRSPNGTKGTSKEGDSHECLEIDSTQFETCSSDDSDETAGVSSVSSVHIREESREGTILKSSPSTLRNCLVEFTRLGLDQCHTKPKLQNTEDIKPENPDSPEQPSVRSNAKDRITNEPKSLQGLRILLAEDTPVLQRVATIMLEKMGAVVIAVGDGVQAVEALNSVLDNDNEHRNDQVETEICDSPPYDLILMDCQMPMMDGYEATKAIRKSEERTGWHIPIVALTAHAMSSDKDKCLKVGMDAYLTKPIDYKLMVSTILSLTKQSSP, encoded by the exons ATGACagaaaaaccatttgaaagcaGTAGTAGTTCTGAAAGTTCACCGATTCTTTTAGCTTCATCAATGGACACTACTCCATTGAGGAAACTATTACATGGGATTTCAGAGTTTGTTGTTTCTTCTTCAACGTGTGGGAAAAAAACAGCCGCCACACGTGGTCGTAGGATTGTACATAGGGATGTTGAAAGGGAAGAGTTTCAGTacggtggtggtggtggtagtgGTGGCGGCGGCGGCGGTGGTCATTGCTTGTCGTCTTATTACAGTGTTTTTGTTGCTCGGCTTGCTATCATG GTGATGCTAGCTATTTTGATTGGGCTGCTAACAGTTCTAACCTGGCATTTCACAAAGGTTTACACAACAAAATCATTAAACACATTGGCATTTGGTCTTCGTTATGAGCTTCTTCAAAGACCAATCTTAAGGATGTGGAACATCTTGAATTCGACCTCGGAAATTACTACAGCTCAAGTCAAGTTGTCTGAATATGTAATTAGGCGCTACAGTAAACCCACCAACCAGGCAGAACAAGTTGAG CTGTATGAAATGATGAAAGACATAACATGGGCACTATTTGCAAGCCGTAAAGCTCTAAATGCCATAACCATAAACTACAAAAATGGATTTGTACAAGCATTCCATAGGGACCATAGAAGCAACAACACATTCTACATCTATTCCGATCTCGCAAACTATTCAATCAGCTCCACCGAATCGTACCATAACGAGATGTTATCGTCCCGAAAAGGCCGGAACGATCAATTCATCCACGGCAATGTCTCGGCGATATGGTACCGCCAACCGCTCGATCCTGTGACGGGTGAAAAGAAAGGAAAGCCTTCACAAATCCCACCGGATGATCTTATCAACATAGCAGGCCCGTCTCAAGTGCCTGATGGGGTAGCTTCATGGCATGTATCGGTTAGTAAATACACCGATTCACCGTTGCTTTCGGCTGCTTTGCCGGTTTGGGACGCTACGAATACGAGTATCATGGCTGTTGTCGGTGTTACGACCGCTCTTTTTAGTGTAGGACAGTTGATGAAAGAACTGGTTGAAGTGCATAGTGGGTATATATATTTGACTTCACAACAAGGTTACTTGTTAGCGACATCAACTAATGCTCCTTTGTTAAAAAACACGACGAAAGGGCCGAAACTAATGATGGCCGTCGACTCCGAGGACCGTGTGATACGAATGGGAGCTCAATGGTTGCAAGAAGCTTATGGCAATAAGTTCCCACCTGGCCATGTGGTTCATGTTGAAAAAGCTAACCTTGGGGATCAACATTATTACATTGATTCATTTTTTCTCAACTTAACAAGGTTACCTATG GTTGGGGTTATTATAATTCCGAGAAAGTATATAATGGGGAAAGTTGATGAAAGGGCATTGAAAACATTGGTTATATTGATATCAGCATCTGTATGTATCTTAGTTATTGGATGTGTTTGCATTTTGATACTTACGAATGGAGTTTCCAAAGAAATGAAACTCCGAGCTGAGTTAATAAGTCATCTCGATGCAAGAAGAAGAGCTGAAGCTTCGAGTAATTACAAAAGCCAATTCCTCGCGAACATGAG TCATGAATTAAGAACACCTATGGCTGCTGTTATCGGATTGTTGGACATTCTTATCTGCGATGATTGCCTTACGAACGAGCAATACACAATGGTTACTCAGATTCGTAAATGCTCAACGGCTTTACTCCGGCTTCTTAACAACATATTGGATCTAAGCAAG GTTGAATCGGGAAAATTGGTGTTGGAAGAAGCTGAGTTCGATTTGGGACGGGAACTCGAAGGACTTGTTGATATGTTCTCTGTACAATGCATTAACCATAATGTGGAAACAGTTCTGGATCTCTCTG ATGATATTCCGAAAGTAGTTCAAGGAGATTCGGCTAGAGTTGTTCAAGTTTTTGCTAACTTAATAAGCAATTCCATCAAGTTCACAACAT CGGGACATATCGTACTCCGCGGATGGTGTGAGAACCCGAATGTGTGTAGTGATTCCGGGAAGTTTGCTCCTGATCAGAAGAAACCGTTGTCTGCATTAAAGACAAAGTTGAAACAACACGGAAACCATACGAAGAAGGCTGGCAAGAAAGACAACAAAATGATTCTTTGGTTCGAAGTCGATGACACTGGCTGTG GAATTGACCGGAGCAAATGGGAATCGGTGTTCGAGAGCTTTGAGCAAGCTGATCCTTCAACAACTCGAAC GCATGGTGGCACCGGTCTCGGACTGTGCATCGTGAGAACCTTG GTTAACAAAATGGGAGGAGAAATCAAGGTTGTTAAAAAGAACGGTCCCGGAACTCTAATGAGACTATTTTTGCTCCTTAGTACCCCTGCAGATGGTGTAGAACAACAAGGACGAATTGATGTCTCGAAGCACAGTGTAGCT GTAATCCTTGCATTACATGGTAGCATAGGTAGATTGACAATGTCGAAATGGCTATCGAAAAACGGAGTCCCGACATTGGAAGCATCGGAATGGAATGAACTAACACAAATCCTCCATGAACTATTCCATGCCCGAACTCTTGATTCTGGTTTCGACACTCATTATTCACTGGCTGAACCTGTGAGGTCCAAAGTACAAAGCTTACAAGACATGAAGAACCCGGTTTACATCATAGTTGTCGATCTCGGGTTGCTCGATTTGAGCACCAACATATGGAAAGAACAGCTTAATTTCCTCGATAAATTCTCCGGCCTTGTGAAATTCGCATGGATGCTGAATCACGATACATCCAATGCTATAAAGATGGAACTCCGTAGGAAAGGACATATATTGATGGTTAATAAGCCATTATATAAGGCCAAAATGCTACATATTTTGGAAGCTGTCATAAAAGAAAGCTATGTTGAGCCTCAAAACCGAAGTCCGAATGGAACGAAAGGTACATCTAAAGAAGGTGATTCTCACGAATGTCTTGAAATCGATTCAACTCAGTTCGAGACATGCAGCTCTGATGATTCCGATGAAACAGCTGGTGTTAGCTCTGTAAGTTCGGTCCATATCAGAGAGGAATCGAGAGAAGGAACCATACTAAAATCCAGTCCATCGACACTTAGGAACTGTCTAGTCGAGTTCACGCGATTAGGCTTAGATCAATGCCATACCAAACCAAAGTTGCAAAATACCGAAGACATCAAACCCGAAAATCCCGACTCCCCAGAACAACCTTCGGTAAGAAGCAATGCTAAAGACAGAATAACAAACGAACCCAAATCTCTCCAAGGTTTACGGATACTCCTAGCAGAAGACACACCAGTTCTCCAAAGAGTAGCAACCATCATGCTCGAAAAAATGGGAGCTGTAGTAATCGCGGTAGGAGATGGAGTACAAGCGGTCGAAGCCCTCAATTCCGTGCTCGATAATGACAACGAACATAGAAACGACCAAGTGGAAACAGAGATATGCGATTCTCCACCATATGATTTGATCTTAATGGATTGCcaa ATGCCAATGATGGACGGATACGAAGCGACAAAAGCGATAAGAAAATCGGAAGAAAGAACGGGTTGGCATATTCCAATCGTTGCTTTGACGGCTCATGCTATGTCATCAGATAAAGACAAATGCTTGAAAGTAGGCATGGATGCTTATTTAACAAAGCCAATTGATTACAAGTTGATGGTGTCCACCATCCTTTCACTTACTAAACAGTCATCACCTTGA
- the LOC107909464 gene encoding histidine kinase 1 isoform X3, protein MTEKPFESSSSSESSPILLASSMDTTPLRKLLHGISEFVVSSSTCGKKTAATRGRRIVHRDVEREEFQYGGGGGSGGGGGGGHCLSSYYSVFVARLAIMVMLAILIGLLTVLTWHFTKVYTTKSLNTLAFGLRYELLQRPILRMWNILNSTSEITTAQVKLSEYVIRRYSKPTNQAEQVELYEMMKDITWALFASRKALNAITINYKNGFVQAFHRDHRSNNTFYIYSDLANYSISSTESYHNEMLSSRKGRNDQFIHGNVSAIWYRQPLDPVTGEKKGKPSQIPPDDLINIAGPSQVPDGVASWHVSVSKYTDSPLLSAALPVWDATNTSIMAVVGVTTALFSVGQLMKELVEVHSGYIYLTSQQGYLLATSTNAPLLKNTTKGPKLMMAVDSEDRVIRMGAQWLQEAYGNKFPPGHVVHVEKANLGDQHYYIDSFFLNLTRLPMVGVIIIPRKYIMGKVDERALKTLVILISASVCILVIGCVCILILTNGVSKEMKLRAELISHLDARRRAEASSNYKSQFLANMSHELRTPMAAVIGLLDILICDDCLTNEQYTMVTQIRKCSTALLRLLNNILDLSKVESGKLVLEEAEFDLGRELEGLVDMFSVQCINHNVETVLDLSAGHIVLRGWCENPNVCSDSGKFAPDQKKPLSALKTKLKQHGNHTKKAGKKDNKMILWFEVDDTGCGIDRSKWESVFESFEQADPSTTRTHGGTGLGLCIVRTLVNKMGGEIKVVKKNGPGTLMRLFLLLSTPADGVEQQGRIDVSKHSVAVILALHGSIGRLTMSKWLSKNGVPTLEASEWNELTQILHELFHARTLDSGFDTHYSLAEPVRSKVQSLQDMKNPVYIIVVDLGLLDLSTNIWKEQLNFLDKFSGLVKFAWMLNHDTSNAIKMELRRKGHILMVNKPLYKAKMLHILEAVIKESYVEPQNRSPNGTKGTSKEGDSHECLEIDSTQFETCSSDDSDETAGVSSVSSVHIREESREGTILKSSPSTLRNCLVEFTRLGLDQCHTKPKLQNTEDIKPENPDSPEQPSVRSNAKDRITNEPKSLQGLRILLAEDTPVLQRVATIMLEKMGAVVIAVGDGVQAVEALNSVLDNDNEHRNDQVETEICDSPPYDLILMDCQMPMMDGYEATKAIRKSEERTGWHIPIVALTAHAMSSDKDKCLKVGMDAYLTKPIDYKLMVSTILSLTKQSSP, encoded by the exons ATGACagaaaaaccatttgaaagcaGTAGTAGTTCTGAAAGTTCACCGATTCTTTTAGCTTCATCAATGGACACTACTCCATTGAGGAAACTATTACATGGGATTTCAGAGTTTGTTGTTTCTTCTTCAACGTGTGGGAAAAAAACAGCCGCCACACGTGGTCGTAGGATTGTACATAGGGATGTTGAAAGGGAAGAGTTTCAGTacggtggtggtggtggtagtgGTGGCGGCGGCGGCGGTGGTCATTGCTTGTCGTCTTATTACAGTGTTTTTGTTGCTCGGCTTGCTATCATG GTGATGCTAGCTATTTTGATTGGGCTGCTAACAGTTCTAACCTGGCATTTCACAAAGGTTTACACAACAAAATCATTAAACACATTGGCATTTGGTCTTCGTTATGAGCTTCTTCAAAGACCAATCTTAAGGATGTGGAACATCTTGAATTCGACCTCGGAAATTACTACAGCTCAAGTCAAGTTGTCTGAATATGTAATTAGGCGCTACAGTAAACCCACCAACCAGGCAGAACAAGTTGAG CTGTATGAAATGATGAAAGACATAACATGGGCACTATTTGCAAGCCGTAAAGCTCTAAATGCCATAACCATAAACTACAAAAATGGATTTGTACAAGCATTCCATAGGGACCATAGAAGCAACAACACATTCTACATCTATTCCGATCTCGCAAACTATTCAATCAGCTCCACCGAATCGTACCATAACGAGATGTTATCGTCCCGAAAAGGCCGGAACGATCAATTCATCCACGGCAATGTCTCGGCGATATGGTACCGCCAACCGCTCGATCCTGTGACGGGTGAAAAGAAAGGAAAGCCTTCACAAATCCCACCGGATGATCTTATCAACATAGCAGGCCCGTCTCAAGTGCCTGATGGGGTAGCTTCATGGCATGTATCGGTTAGTAAATACACCGATTCACCGTTGCTTTCGGCTGCTTTGCCGGTTTGGGACGCTACGAATACGAGTATCATGGCTGTTGTCGGTGTTACGACCGCTCTTTTTAGTGTAGGACAGTTGATGAAAGAACTGGTTGAAGTGCATAGTGGGTATATATATTTGACTTCACAACAAGGTTACTTGTTAGCGACATCAACTAATGCTCCTTTGTTAAAAAACACGACGAAAGGGCCGAAACTAATGATGGCCGTCGACTCCGAGGACCGTGTGATACGAATGGGAGCTCAATGGTTGCAAGAAGCTTATGGCAATAAGTTCCCACCTGGCCATGTGGTTCATGTTGAAAAAGCTAACCTTGGGGATCAACATTATTACATTGATTCATTTTTTCTCAACTTAACAAGGTTACCTATG GTTGGGGTTATTATAATTCCGAGAAAGTATATAATGGGGAAAGTTGATGAAAGGGCATTGAAAACATTGGTTATATTGATATCAGCATCTGTATGTATCTTAGTTATTGGATGTGTTTGCATTTTGATACTTACGAATGGAGTTTCCAAAGAAATGAAACTCCGAGCTGAGTTAATAAGTCATCTCGATGCAAGAAGAAGAGCTGAAGCTTCGAGTAATTACAAAAGCCAATTCCTCGCGAACATGAG TCATGAATTAAGAACACCTATGGCTGCTGTTATCGGATTGTTGGACATTCTTATCTGCGATGATTGCCTTACGAACGAGCAATACACAATGGTTACTCAGATTCGTAAATGCTCAACGGCTTTACTCCGGCTTCTTAACAACATATTGGATCTAAGCAAG GTTGAATCGGGAAAATTGGTGTTGGAAGAAGCTGAGTTCGATTTGGGACGGGAACTCGAAGGACTTGTTGATATGTTCTCTGTACAATGCATTAACCATAATGTGGAAACAGTTCTGGATCTCTCTG CGGGACATATCGTACTCCGCGGATGGTGTGAGAACCCGAATGTGTGTAGTGATTCCGGGAAGTTTGCTCCTGATCAGAAGAAACCGTTGTCTGCATTAAAGACAAAGTTGAAACAACACGGAAACCATACGAAGAAGGCTGGCAAGAAAGACAACAAAATGATTCTTTGGTTCGAAGTCGATGACACTGGCTGTG GAATTGACCGGAGCAAATGGGAATCGGTGTTCGAGAGCTTTGAGCAAGCTGATCCTTCAACAACTCGAAC GCATGGTGGCACCGGTCTCGGACTGTGCATCGTGAGAACCTTG GTTAACAAAATGGGAGGAGAAATCAAGGTTGTTAAAAAGAACGGTCCCGGAACTCTAATGAGACTATTTTTGCTCCTTAGTACCCCTGCAGATGGTGTAGAACAACAAGGACGAATTGATGTCTCGAAGCACAGTGTAGCT GTAATCCTTGCATTACATGGTAGCATAGGTAGATTGACAATGTCGAAATGGCTATCGAAAAACGGAGTCCCGACATTGGAAGCATCGGAATGGAATGAACTAACACAAATCCTCCATGAACTATTCCATGCCCGAACTCTTGATTCTGGTTTCGACACTCATTATTCACTGGCTGAACCTGTGAGGTCCAAAGTACAAAGCTTACAAGACATGAAGAACCCGGTTTACATCATAGTTGTCGATCTCGGGTTGCTCGATTTGAGCACCAACATATGGAAAGAACAGCTTAATTTCCTCGATAAATTCTCCGGCCTTGTGAAATTCGCATGGATGCTGAATCACGATACATCCAATGCTATAAAGATGGAACTCCGTAGGAAAGGACATATATTGATGGTTAATAAGCCATTATATAAGGCCAAAATGCTACATATTTTGGAAGCTGTCATAAAAGAAAGCTATGTTGAGCCTCAAAACCGAAGTCCGAATGGAACGAAAGGTACATCTAAAGAAGGTGATTCTCACGAATGTCTTGAAATCGATTCAACTCAGTTCGAGACATGCAGCTCTGATGATTCCGATGAAACAGCTGGTGTTAGCTCTGTAAGTTCGGTCCATATCAGAGAGGAATCGAGAGAAGGAACCATACTAAAATCCAGTCCATCGACACTTAGGAACTGTCTAGTCGAGTTCACGCGATTAGGCTTAGATCAATGCCATACCAAACCAAAGTTGCAAAATACCGAAGACATCAAACCCGAAAATCCCGACTCCCCAGAACAACCTTCGGTAAGAAGCAATGCTAAAGACAGAATAACAAACGAACCCAAATCTCTCCAAGGTTTACGGATACTCCTAGCAGAAGACACACCAGTTCTCCAAAGAGTAGCAACCATCATGCTCGAAAAAATGGGAGCTGTAGTAATCGCGGTAGGAGATGGAGTACAAGCGGTCGAAGCCCTCAATTCCGTGCTCGATAATGACAACGAACATAGAAACGACCAAGTGGAAACAGAGATATGCGATTCTCCACCATATGATTTGATCTTAATGGATTGCcaa ATGCCAATGATGGACGGATACGAAGCGACAAAAGCGATAAGAAAATCGGAAGAAAGAACGGGTTGGCATATTCCAATCGTTGCTTTGACGGCTCATGCTATGTCATCAGATAAAGACAAATGCTTGAAAGTAGGCATGGATGCTTATTTAACAAAGCCAATTGATTACAAGTTGATGGTGTCCACCATCCTTTCACTTACTAAACAGTCATCACCTTGA